Proteins from a single region of Geothrix sp. PMB-07:
- a CDS encoding protein kinase encodes MNPKPQPDLRLTRLAGVMDGRYAFLSLLGEGGSGRVYEVRNLSLDRREAMKVLSETLLDDHASERFTREARIAASLDHPGIVKIHAFGRNDGIHWYSMALVDGPTLGDLVDKGRLLDAPMLAQVALPLLEALAFSHAQGVIHRDIKPANILFDLQGRPYLADFGIAKSEANAMKTQTGILMGTPAYVSPEQALGEAVDARTDQYSLGITLYKALTGRLPFHSDNLLQTLVLRLNEAPEPLVVRRPDLGPEVSAILMKALARDRNERWASVEDMRKALAAVLVGTAQTSASARLLEGFGPPLRTPLPGLEATAEGPVLDRGSFAPTAELPVLPKGRKAPLWVAVAVAVALVLVAGGGLAWRRLHRPSVEPAQPERAVPTQVAISSPSKPLGAEVSGSVRKAAEAPVPGPVPERRAVVYPQLMEEAVGAGPTVAGCAGLRVNVSLVVGEDGLVRQCKVLSSIPIECAEAAKAVALRYRFKPALDAQGKPLQTTVAAAVDFPELP; translated from the coding sequence ATGAACCCGAAACCCCAGCCCGATCTACGCTTGACCCGATTGGCGGGGGTGATGGATGGCCGCTACGCCTTCCTTTCCCTGCTGGGCGAGGGCGGTTCCGGGCGGGTCTACGAGGTGCGGAACCTGTCCCTGGATCGCCGGGAAGCCATGAAGGTGCTCTCGGAGACGCTGCTCGATGACCATGCCTCAGAGCGCTTCACCCGGGAGGCGCGCATCGCCGCTTCGCTGGATCATCCCGGCATCGTGAAGATCCACGCCTTCGGCCGGAACGATGGCATCCACTGGTATTCCATGGCCCTGGTGGATGGCCCCACCCTCGGCGACCTGGTGGACAAGGGACGGTTGCTGGATGCGCCCATGCTGGCGCAGGTGGCCTTGCCCCTGCTGGAGGCGCTGGCGTTCAGCCACGCCCAGGGCGTCATCCACCGCGACATCAAGCCGGCGAACATCCTCTTTGATCTGCAGGGCCGTCCCTACCTGGCGGATTTCGGCATCGCCAAATCCGAGGCGAATGCCATGAAGACCCAGACGGGCATTCTCATGGGGACCCCGGCCTATGTGTCCCCGGAACAGGCCCTGGGCGAGGCGGTGGACGCGCGGACCGATCAATATTCTCTGGGCATCACGTTGTACAAGGCCCTCACAGGTCGCCTGCCCTTCCACTCAGACAACCTGCTCCAGACCCTGGTGCTGCGGCTCAACGAGGCCCCGGAGCCTCTGGTGGTGAGGCGACCGGACCTTGGACCAGAGGTGTCCGCCATTCTCATGAAGGCGCTGGCCCGCGACCGGAATGAGCGGTGGGCCAGTGTGGAGGACATGCGCAAGGCCCTGGCAGCCGTCCTGGTGGGGACGGCTCAGACCTCTGCTTCCGCGCGGCTGCTTGAAGGCTTCGGCCCTCCGCTCAGGACGCCGCTCCCTGGCCTGGAGGCGACGGCCGAAGGCCCTGTGCTGGATCGCGGCTCCTTCGCGCCCACCGCCGAATTGCCGGTGCTGCCCAAGGGGCGCAAAGCGCCCTTGTGGGTGGCGGTGGCGGTGGCGGTGGCCTTGGTGCTGGTGGCTGGTGGCGGCCTTGCCTGGAGGCGGCTCCACCGGCCTTCCGTGGAACCCGCCCAGCCGGAGCGCGCGGTTCCCACCCAGGTTGCGATCTCGTCTCCATCCAAGCCCCTCGGCGCCGAGGTTTCTGGTTCAGTCCGGAAAGCCGCCGAGGCGCCGGTACCGGGCCCTGTTCCGGAACGGCGTGCCGTGGTCTACCCGCAATTGATGGAGGAGGCGGTGGGCGCGGGGCCGACGGTTGCGGGCTGTGCGGGACTGCGGGTGAATGTCTCCCTGGTGGTGGGAGAGGATGGCCTGGTCCGGCAGTGCAAAGTGCTCTCCTCCATTCCCATCGAGTGCGCCGAGGCTGCCAAAGCCGTGGCGCTGCGCTATCGTTTCAAACCAGCCCTGGATGCCCAGGGCAAACCTCTCCAAACCACCGTCGCGGCCGCAGTGGATTTCCCGGAGCTGCCATGA
- a CDS encoding ATP-binding protein codes for MPDYLICVAGLQPFRLSRDSACCRIGRTPDQDLILEDPAVSRSHAQILWREDRLTFEDLDSRHGSFINGKRVHSAQTVTPRDAIRLGGIEIRIEEVPAEPLSGEEITQSLPIGDLQGWRQGDEVIPMAQAALDLFYEFSLLLLREPTTTKLLEDMLERLFQFLGAGQGAILLPDEVGQLIPLASHSLRPDDTSPLRWAPKTVRSALDRREAMLLRESEATASPASRVATSSAMAVPLEHAGEVLGLFYFDAGRSRPPFTENELRLVASLGNLAAARVLQQRLSEELRRKDTLEQELKAVEAATQAKSDFLAHMSHEMRTPMNAIQGFLHLALKESLPPTAEDYLRRVEQSGQALLALLDDVLDLSKIEAGRVDLECIPFRIPDVLQQVVDLFSHTAAAKGLTLTARGAEAAEKVLLGDPTRLRQVLINLVGNALKFTEEGKVGIEVDPLPAPAGEAAFRFSVRDTGIGLSADQAARLFTPFTQAEASTTRHFGGTGLGLAISKQLAELMGGRIWVESGPGLGSLFQFTLTFPEAADQILPTSSAPASRRDRAHLTGLRALVVEDNPISRELSVILLREAGLQVEVASHGAEAVTLARATAFDVILMDLEMPGMDGFEATRTIRSRGRNRGTPIIAVTAHALATHQDRCLASGMDDCLTKPIAPGLLLETLAKWISRGPLPAAEYPAAVSEGGSSAGDGLEVMAEVVDLPRALDRIGGRRDPLRTFLKAFAKDSASAKTIGEAVARGDHAAALSEAHALRGAAATLDLIHILEAAKELEACLRQEPLGDWESCCERLDQALANFREAAARMP; via the coding sequence ATGCCCGACTACCTCATCTGCGTCGCAGGCCTTCAGCCCTTCCGGCTGTCGAGGGACTCCGCCTGCTGCCGGATCGGGCGGACGCCGGACCAGGACCTCATCCTCGAGGACCCCGCCGTTTCGAGAAGCCACGCCCAGATTCTCTGGCGCGAGGACCGCCTCACCTTCGAGGATCTCGATTCCAGGCATGGCAGTTTCATCAACGGCAAGCGCGTCCACTCCGCCCAGACGGTCACCCCCCGGGATGCAATCCGCCTGGGCGGCATCGAGATTCGGATCGAGGAGGTTCCTGCCGAACCGCTTTCGGGGGAGGAAATCACCCAGTCCCTGCCGATTGGAGATCTGCAAGGCTGGCGCCAGGGGGATGAGGTCATTCCCATGGCGCAGGCGGCCCTGGATCTTTTCTACGAGTTCAGCCTCCTGCTTCTCCGGGAACCCACCACCACCAAGCTGCTGGAGGACATGCTCGAACGGCTGTTTCAGTTCCTCGGGGCCGGGCAAGGAGCCATCCTGCTGCCGGATGAAGTGGGGCAGCTGATTCCGCTGGCCTCCCACAGCCTGAGACCCGACGACACCTCGCCGCTGCGATGGGCGCCGAAAACCGTGAGGAGCGCCCTGGATCGGCGGGAGGCCATGCTGCTGCGGGAGTCCGAAGCCACGGCCTCGCCCGCCTCCAGGGTGGCCACCTCCAGTGCCATGGCCGTGCCCCTTGAGCACGCGGGCGAAGTGCTCGGCCTTTTCTATTTCGATGCAGGCCGCAGCCGCCCGCCTTTTACCGAGAATGAACTCCGCCTGGTGGCCTCCCTCGGCAACCTGGCCGCGGCGCGCGTGCTGCAACAGCGTCTCTCGGAAGAACTGCGCCGCAAAGACACGCTGGAGCAGGAGCTCAAGGCCGTGGAAGCGGCCACCCAGGCCAAGAGCGATTTCCTCGCGCACATGAGCCACGAGATGCGCACCCCCATGAACGCCATCCAGGGCTTCTTGCATCTGGCCCTGAAGGAAAGCCTGCCGCCCACGGCGGAGGATTACCTACGGCGAGTCGAGCAGTCAGGCCAGGCCTTGCTGGCCCTTCTCGACGACGTGCTGGACCTGTCGAAGATCGAAGCGGGCCGGGTGGATCTGGAGTGCATCCCCTTCCGCATCCCTGACGTGCTCCAACAGGTGGTGGATCTGTTCAGTCATACCGCCGCCGCGAAGGGCCTGACGCTCACGGCCCGTGGCGCCGAGGCGGCTGAGAAGGTGCTGCTGGGCGATCCCACCCGCCTGCGCCAGGTGCTGATCAACCTAGTAGGCAACGCCCTCAAGTTCACCGAGGAGGGCAAGGTCGGAATCGAGGTGGATCCATTGCCCGCACCGGCGGGGGAAGCGGCGTTTCGCTTCTCCGTCAGAGACACAGGCATCGGCCTCAGTGCCGATCAGGCCGCCCGCCTCTTCACCCCCTTCACCCAGGCCGAAGCCAGCACCACCCGCCATTTCGGCGGCACCGGCCTCGGCCTGGCCATTTCAAAACAGCTCGCGGAGCTCATGGGAGGGCGCATCTGGGTGGAGAGCGGCCCCGGTCTCGGCAGCCTTTTCCAATTCACCCTGACCTTCCCCGAGGCCGCAGACCAGATCCTGCCCACCTCTAGCGCTCCGGCTTCTCGGCGGGATCGCGCCCATTTGACGGGCCTGCGGGCACTCGTGGTGGAGGACAACCCCATCAGTCGCGAGCTGTCCGTGATCCTGCTTCGGGAGGCGGGACTGCAGGTGGAGGTGGCCAGCCACGGAGCTGAAGCGGTAACCCTCGCCCGGGCCACAGCCTTCGACGTGATCCTCATGGACCTGGAGATGCCCGGCATGGATGGCTTTGAGGCCACCCGGACCATCCGATCACGCGGAAGGAACCGCGGCACTCCCATCATCGCTGTCACCGCGCATGCCCTCGCGACCCATCAGGATCGGTGCCTGGCCTCCGGCATGGACGACTGCCTGACCAAGCCCATCGCCCCCGGGCTGCTCCTGGAGACCCTGGCCAAGTGGATCTCCCGGGGGCCCCTGCCCGCCGCCGAATACCCCGCCGCCGTGTCCGAAGGCGGGTCATCCGCTGGCGATGGCCTGGAAGTCATGGCGGAGGTGGTGGACCTGCCCCGCGCCCTGGACCGCATCGGGGGGCGGCGTGATCCGCTCCGCACCTTCCTCAAGGCCTTTGCGAAAGACTCGGCCAGCGCCAAAACCATCGGCGAAGCCGTGGCCCGAGGCGATCATGCCGCGGCCCTGAGCGAGGCCCACGCCCTCCGAGGAGCCGCAGCCACCCTGGACCTCATCCACATCCTGGAGGCCGCCAAGGAGCTGGAGGCCTGCCTCCGCCAGGAGCCCCTGGGCGATTGGGAGTCCTGCTGCGAGCGGCTTGACCAGGCTCTGGCGAACTTCAGGGAAGCCGCCGCGCGGATGCCCTGA
- a CDS encoding putative Ig domain-containing protein encodes MRPQIYLPLALALTALAMGPVACTSSTWCVDCDHAVAILGLNYQPSNTYTVGTPIAVNPPNPFGGTPKTYDIASGTLPAGLSLDPATGQITGTPTATGVYTVTLRGTNSANSATQTIQITVLPSAALGLSYATPQVFPAAQPIAAQNPVLTQATPGIPTTYAVVNGWLPAGLTLGADGIITGTPTTPGVYPLTVTATNGTRTASASVSYTVTPAGSLGLSYVTPKTFTAGAAIATQAGTLVNAVPGLASTFAITGGSLPTGLSLSSSTGEITGTPTAPGVYAFTIGATQGARSASASASYTVLPAASLSLGYTTPQTFVVGTTIATQLPTLASDTPGVSTTYALTSGALPAGLTLNADGTITGKPTTTGVSTFTVTATNGTRTATATPTYTVIAPTPQAAYQSVTTNVNLPLTLTPQNAGGPVTAATLASGPLPTGMTLNANGSLSGTPTTTGAFPFTVQLCNGAGCTTTGTAVITVNANGVPPLKASYLDGNGLVATPLSVPPTVTIGGPITAATLQSGTLPAGMTLDSQGNIAGTPTTAGSSLLLVTLANAAGALETVPVTITISASASTLAATYPTSSGQVGTPLAVEPTVTSGGPVVSAAQLGGTLPPGMTLDSRGRIIGTPTQAGSYSAQIRLCNASGGCTTQTAQIDVNTAAASGLVAAYADAAGTLGNPLAVPPSITSGGPVTTATLLSGSLPPGMTLNPNGSITGTPTQRGTYNLTIQLCNGAGGCTVQSVTLTVTDPAPAVSPLSITETLGATNTLTPANTGGPITSASITAGGPLPSGLTLNANGTISQAGTTPIGTYGPYTVNYCNSGGCLPSTVTIVVNLTAPTALHYATPTTYTTTVAITDNQPNPTGGTPSTYAVTAGTLPAGLTLNTSTGVISGTPTAATAGAVSVTIRGSNGAGGVNQVLSITVLAYPTANLSSNPSTVPVDQSSSLTVLFTGSADGKAVLTGDGIATPLSITSGTSVPTGVVSAAGTTRNYLLTVTSPQGYVATSATSVQWVAVPSDTWTVTIPQGGGGPLTPGGGSLLNGQISITVPDQGQAICGNVVLTVNKEASLPGAIVASARDYSHTFNIASNLGYPFRVPITITLAYDPTLASPNLASTDLPMAFYWDPSYSKWVSTGVKSVDTTNHKVTFTTLLPGRYAVLGIPGLSPANQSLGFTSGVDDWRQNNPAVYDLPGGASLGMGSFASWFLPFMKAGNGGTGLYNQFPTISDANAAALISRLANGTMDSWNALWQQSAYTLTTKQTELALLTGLMVTGQSQILLMADGHPAVNTALATAVYGFNSSTNKFNVMDPNYPGNALTITWDPTLNSGVGDFTAYDRAAGYSPALTTYAFEGQTSVHRLADYDRVFSGAASSFPAATFASIDISNIAGASNPDLTQDVVVSSNLNVTVSGTVTNGDETATHIYWSQNGSAPRVAVPLTGNAFTFTIPALADPYGTTIALETTSTPCDPTFSHSGFKKFVLKQSGLSPWFPNMCFESGNTTPWILQQSSNSGLVYPTDAPAALQANATPSWNAQGEISNYAVTGTWSAGSADSAIVTPGNDARVSSLPMVLDGGYAFRVNDPASGSHISRLYQDITVPATVARPKLGFYWAAVLEDNGHPASQQPYVEVLVQDLDSIVNGHPENLFYKYFYANDTKYVGWVKGTGLWWGIPWQKVNLNLGSGRAGHHLRVRVTAADCTNGGHGGVAYIDSASCN; translated from the coding sequence ATGCGTCCTCAAATCTATCTGCCGCTCGCCCTGGCCCTGACCGCCCTGGCGATGGGCCCTGTCGCCTGCACCAGCTCCACCTGGTGTGTCGATTGTGATCATGCGGTGGCCATCCTCGGCTTGAACTACCAGCCATCCAACACCTATACGGTGGGAACGCCCATTGCGGTCAATCCGCCCAATCCCTTCGGCGGCACGCCGAAAACCTACGACATCGCTTCCGGCACCCTCCCGGCAGGCTTGAGTCTGGACCCAGCCACCGGCCAGATCACGGGCACACCCACGGCCACCGGCGTGTACACAGTGACCCTTCGTGGCACCAACAGTGCGAACAGCGCCACCCAGACCATCCAGATCACCGTCCTGCCTTCGGCCGCCCTCGGCTTGAGCTACGCCACGCCCCAAGTGTTCCCTGCGGCTCAGCCCATCGCGGCCCAGAACCCGGTGCTCACCCAGGCCACGCCGGGAATCCCCACCACCTATGCCGTGGTCAATGGGTGGCTTCCGGCCGGGCTGACGCTCGGGGCTGATGGCATCATCACGGGCACGCCCACCACACCGGGTGTCTATCCCCTTACGGTGACGGCGACCAACGGAACGCGCACGGCGTCGGCCTCGGTGTCATACACCGTAACGCCCGCGGGCAGCCTGGGGTTGTCCTACGTCACGCCCAAGACGTTCACTGCGGGCGCCGCCATCGCCACCCAGGCGGGCACCCTGGTCAACGCAGTCCCCGGCCTCGCTTCAACCTTCGCGATCACAGGGGGGAGCCTGCCTACCGGGCTGAGCCTGAGCAGCAGCACGGGTGAAATCACCGGCACGCCCACTGCCCCTGGCGTCTATGCCTTCACCATCGGGGCCACCCAGGGGGCTCGCAGCGCCTCGGCCTCCGCCAGTTACACCGTGCTGCCCGCAGCCTCCCTCAGCCTGGGTTATACGACGCCCCAAACCTTCGTCGTCGGCACCACCATCGCCACTCAGTTGCCCACACTGGCCAGCGATACCCCAGGTGTGTCCACCACCTACGCCCTCACCAGTGGCGCGCTCCCGGCTGGGTTGACGCTGAACGCCGATGGCACCATCACAGGCAAGCCCACCACCACGGGTGTATCCACGTTCACCGTGACGGCCACCAATGGCACCCGCACCGCCACCGCCACGCCCACTTACACAGTGATTGCACCAACACCCCAGGCGGCCTATCAGAGCGTGACCACCAACGTGAACCTGCCCCTGACGCTGACGCCTCAGAACGCAGGCGGCCCCGTCACAGCGGCCACCCTGGCCAGCGGACCGCTGCCGACCGGCATGACCCTGAATGCGAATGGCAGCCTTTCTGGAACCCCCACCACCACAGGAGCCTTCCCCTTCACGGTGCAGCTTTGCAACGGCGCCGGGTGCACGACCACTGGCACGGCCGTGATCACGGTGAACGCCAACGGGGTTCCGCCCCTGAAGGCCTCCTATCTGGATGGCAACGGCCTGGTGGCCACGCCCCTGTCGGTGCCGCCCACAGTGACCATCGGTGGGCCCATCACGGCCGCGACCTTGCAAAGTGGAACCCTTCCCGCAGGCATGACCCTCGATTCGCAGGGAAACATCGCGGGCACGCCCACGACGGCCGGCAGCTCGCTCCTGCTTGTCACCCTCGCCAATGCCGCAGGCGCCCTGGAGACGGTGCCTGTGACGATCACGATCAGCGCCAGCGCCAGCACTTTGGCCGCCACCTATCCCACCAGCTCTGGCCAGGTGGGGACGCCGCTCGCGGTGGAGCCGACTGTCACCAGCGGCGGTCCCGTGGTCTCGGCGGCTCAGCTCGGCGGAACGCTGCCTCCCGGCATGACTCTGGATAGCAGGGGCCGCATCATCGGAACACCCACCCAGGCTGGAAGCTACTCGGCCCAAATCCGGCTCTGCAACGCCAGCGGCGGATGCACCACGCAGACGGCTCAGATCGATGTGAACACAGCCGCTGCCAGCGGTCTCGTGGCCGCCTACGCGGACGCGGCGGGAACCCTGGGCAACCCCCTGGCGGTTCCGCCTTCCATCACCAGCGGCGGACCTGTGACCACGGCCACCCTGCTGAGTGGAAGCCTGCCTCCCGGGATGACCCTGAACCCGAATGGCAGCATCACGGGAACCCCGACCCAGCGCGGCACCTACAACCTGACCATCCAGCTCTGCAACGGAGCCGGTGGCTGCACGGTGCAGTCGGTCACCCTCACCGTGACGGACCCTGCTCCGGCGGTGAGTCCCCTTTCCATCACGGAAACCCTTGGTGCCACCAACACGCTGACCCCCGCCAACACGGGTGGCCCCATTACCTCCGCCAGCATCACCGCTGGAGGGCCATTGCCTTCGGGCCTCACGTTGAACGCCAACGGCACCATCAGCCAGGCGGGCACGACTCCCATCGGAACCTACGGCCCCTACACCGTGAACTACTGCAACTCGGGCGGCTGCTTGCCCTCCACGGTGACCATTGTCGTGAACCTCACGGCGCCGACGGCTTTGCACTACGCGACGCCGACCACGTACACCACCACGGTGGCCATCACCGACAACCAGCCGAACCCGACCGGGGGCACGCCCTCCACCTATGCCGTGACCGCGGGAACCCTGCCTGCGGGGCTCACCCTCAACACGTCGACGGGGGTGATTTCGGGGACGCCGACCGCCGCCACCGCCGGGGCTGTGAGTGTCACGATTCGCGGCAGCAATGGCGCGGGTGGCGTCAACCAGGTCCTCAGCATCACGGTGCTCGCCTATCCCACGGCGAACCTCTCCTCCAATCCTTCCACTGTTCCCGTGGATCAGTCATCCAGCCTCACCGTGCTCTTCACGGGCAGTGCTGATGGCAAGGCTGTGCTCACGGGGGATGGCATCGCCACGCCCCTGTCGATCACCTCCGGAACCTCCGTGCCCACGGGCGTGGTGAGTGCTGCGGGCACCACCCGGAACTACCTCCTGACCGTGACCAGTCCCCAGGGTTACGTCGCAACGTCGGCCACTTCGGTGCAGTGGGTGGCCGTCCCCTCGGATACCTGGACCGTGACGATCCCACAGGGCGGCGGCGGCCCCTTGACACCCGGCGGCGGCAGCCTGCTCAACGGGCAGATCTCCATCACGGTGCCCGACCAGGGCCAGGCCATCTGCGGGAATGTCGTCCTCACCGTCAACAAGGAAGCCTCCCTTCCAGGCGCCATCGTCGCGAGTGCCCGCGACTACTCCCACACCTTCAACATCGCTTCCAACCTGGGCTACCCCTTCCGGGTGCCCATCACGATCACCCTTGCCTACGATCCCACCCTGGCCTCTCCGAACCTGGCCAGCACGGATCTGCCCATGGCCTTCTACTGGGATCCCAGCTACAGCAAGTGGGTGTCCACCGGCGTGAAATCCGTGGACACCACCAACCACAAGGTGACCTTCACGACACTGCTGCCCGGCCGTTACGCGGTGCTGGGCATTCCTGGACTCTCGCCTGCCAACCAGTCCCTGGGCTTCACCAGCGGCGTCGATGACTGGCGCCAGAACAACCCGGCGGTCTACGATCTGCCCGGCGGCGCCAGCCTCGGCATGGGTTCCTTCGCCTCGTGGTTCCTCCCCTTCATGAAGGCGGGCAACGGCGGCACCGGGCTCTACAACCAGTTTCCCACCATCAGTGATGCCAATGCCGCGGCGCTCATCAGCCGCCTGGCCAACGGCACCATGGACAGCTGGAACGCCCTCTGGCAGCAGAGCGCCTACACCTTGACGACCAAGCAGACGGAGCTGGCCCTTCTGACCGGCCTGATGGTGACGGGACAATCCCAGATCCTGCTCATGGCCGATGGGCACCCGGCGGTGAACACAGCCCTGGCAACGGCGGTCTATGGGTTCAATAGCTCCACCAACAAGTTCAATGTCATGGATCCCAACTACCCCGGCAACGCCCTCACCATCACCTGGGACCCCACCTTGAATTCAGGTGTTGGCGACTTCACGGCCTACGATCGGGCCGCCGGGTACAGCCCCGCCCTGACGACCTATGCCTTTGAAGGCCAGACCAGTGTTCACCGCCTGGCGGACTATGACCGAGTCTTCTCCGGGGCGGCCTCCAGCTTCCCTGCGGCCACCTTTGCCAGCATCGACATTTCGAATATTGCCGGTGCTTCCAATCCCGACCTCACCCAGGATGTGGTGGTCAGCAGCAACCTGAATGTCACGGTCTCCGGCACCGTCACCAATGGCGATGAAACCGCCACCCACATCTACTGGAGCCAGAACGGCAGTGCTCCCCGGGTGGCCGTGCCGCTGACGGGCAACGCCTTCACGTTCACCATCCCGGCCCTGGCGGATCCCTATGGAACCACCATCGCCCTGGAAACCACTTCCACACCGTGCGATCCGACCTTCTCCCACTCGGGCTTCAAGAAGTTCGTACTGAAGCAGAGCGGGCTGAGCCCCTGGTTCCCCAACATGTGTTTCGAGAGCGGAAACACCACGCCGTGGATTCTTCAGCAGAGTTCCAACAGCGGCCTCGTCTATCCCACGGATGCCCCCGCGGCCCTTCAGGCCAATGCCACGCCCAGCTGGAATGCCCAGGGCGAGATCAGCAACTATGCCGTCACCGGCACCTGGTCTGCGGGCAGCGCGGACAGTGCCATTGTCACACCAGGCAACGATGCCCGGGTGTCTTCCCTTCCCATGGTGCTGGATGGCGGCTACGCCTTCCGTGTCAATGATCCTGCCAGCGGCTCCCACATCAGCCGCCTCTACCAGGACATCACGGTGCCCGCCACGGTCGCCCGGCCCAAGCTTGGTTTCTACTGGGCCGCGGTGCTGGAAGACAATGGCCATCCGGCCAGCCAACAGCCCTATGTAGAAGTGCTGGTCCAAGACTTGGACTCCATCGTCAATGGACACCCCGAGAACCTCTTCTACAAGTATTTCTATGCCAACGACACCAAGTACGTGGGCTGGGTGAAGGGCACTGGCCTCTGGTGGGGCATCCCCTGGCAGAAGGTGAACCTGAACCTGGGTTCCGGCCGCGCGGGCCATCATCTGCGGGTTCGGGTGACCGCTGCGGATTGCACCAATGGCGGACACGGCGGCGTTGCCTACATCGACAGCGCCAGCTGCAACTAG
- a CDS encoding response regulator transcription factor, which yields MTAPTRSTDGPTPPPVPNPIRVVICEDQPVMRDYLLEGLAHVGITAAGVADGMALRSHLEAHQTDIVILDIGLPGEDGYTIASRLRQERPHLGIIMLTARDQTDDRVQGLDAGADLYFSKPVDLRELASAIGSLHRRLAVSRPKPSPARWRLDGLRSTLVTPTGVAIPLTDNELRFLTPLLDQPGEVVDREVLSEALEQIHDIYAMRRMETMLSRLRTKVQKASPDEPLPVRARHGRGYAFLSEAEGVADQA from the coding sequence ATGACCGCTCCCACCCGTTCGACGGACGGACCCACCCCCCCACCTGTGCCAAACCCCATCCGGGTGGTGATCTGCGAAGACCAGCCGGTCATGCGTGATTACCTGCTCGAGGGCCTGGCCCATGTCGGCATCACGGCCGCTGGAGTGGCCGACGGCATGGCCTTGCGCAGCCACTTGGAAGCCCACCAGACCGACATCGTCATCCTGGATATCGGCCTGCCGGGTGAGGATGGCTACACCATTGCGTCACGCCTGCGGCAGGAGCGGCCCCACCTGGGCATCATCATGCTCACGGCGCGGGACCAGACCGATGACCGGGTGCAGGGTCTCGATGCCGGTGCCGATCTCTATTTCTCAAAGCCTGTAGACCTGCGGGAGCTGGCCTCCGCCATTGGCAGCCTTCATCGCCGACTGGCCGTGAGCAGGCCCAAGCCTTCGCCCGCCCGCTGGCGCCTGGACGGGCTGCGCTCCACCCTGGTCACGCCCACCGGCGTGGCCATTCCCCTCACGGACAATGAACTCCGCTTCCTGACCCCGTTGCTGGATCAGCCCGGCGAAGTGGTGGATCGCGAAGTGCTTTCAGAGGCCCTGGAACAGATTCACGACATCTATGCCATGCGCCGCATGGAGACGATGCTCAGCCGGTTGCGCACCAAGGTGCAAAAGGCCAGCCCCGATGAGCCGCTGCCAGTGCGCGCCCGACACGGCCGAGGTTATGCATTCCTCAGCGAAGCGGAAGGCGTGGCGGATCAGGCCTGA
- a CDS encoding OmpA family protein, protein MSMTSRLLVLSLPVLLGMACTSPKPVPQGAIQVRVTSEPEKAALFLAGRPIGEAPHALTVASAEDLLQVSATLSNEVVVEKRIRFLSQDQAEVLFVFGAGKSTMAKTLGLPKILVFDYGAGVTFDLNQASLKPGFMPLLERQAGLLKTHFQGLDIFVCGHTDSTGTQERNLSLSLDRARAVSGDLSGRGVPAERLKIQGFGSQYPVTSNDTEQGRALNRRTELILPQ, encoded by the coding sequence ATGAGCATGACGAGTCGCCTTCTTGTCCTGAGCCTGCCGGTTCTGCTGGGCATGGCTTGCACCTCGCCCAAGCCTGTGCCCCAGGGGGCCATCCAGGTGCGCGTCACTTCCGAGCCGGAGAAGGCCGCGCTGTTCCTGGCGGGCCGTCCCATTGGCGAAGCGCCCCACGCGTTGACGGTGGCCTCAGCCGAAGATCTCCTCCAGGTGAGCGCCACCCTGAGCAACGAGGTGGTGGTGGAGAAGCGCATCCGCTTTCTCTCCCAGGATCAGGCGGAGGTCCTGTTCGTGTTCGGCGCGGGGAAATCCACCATGGCCAAGACCCTCGGGCTCCCGAAGATCCTGGTCTTCGACTATGGCGCAGGTGTCACGTTTGATCTGAACCAGGCCTCTCTGAAGCCCGGCTTCATGCCACTGTTGGAGCGCCAGGCGGGCCTCCTGAAAACGCATTTCCAGGGCCTCGATATCTTCGTGTGCGGCCACACGGATTCCACGGGCACCCAGGAGCGCAACCTCTCCCTGTCGCTGGACCGGGCCCGGGCAGTCTCCGGCGATCTCAGCGGCCGGGGGGTTCCCGCCGAACGGCTGAAGATCCAGGGCTTCGGCAGCCAGTACCCCGTCACGAGCAACGACACGGAGCAGGGCCGTGCCTTGAACCGCCGCACGGAGTTGATCCTTCCCCAGTAG